A single region of the Sciurus carolinensis chromosome 14, mSciCar1.2, whole genome shotgun sequence genome encodes:
- the LOC124964256 gene encoding protein BRAWNIN-like yields MPMGVPMTTYLTMFAASLLAMCVGAEAVHRYYWPDLTIPDILPKPGECKMELLGLKEGQHIEHEPQISQQ; encoded by the coding sequence ATGCCCATGGGCGTGCCCATGACCACTTACCTGACAATGTTCGCGGCTAGCCTCCTGGCCATGTGCGTGGGGGCTGAAGCGGTGCACAGGTACTACTGGCCTGACCTGACCATACCTGATATTTTACCAAAGCCTGGAGAATGCAAAATGGAACTTTTGGGACTGAAAGAGGGACAGCACATTGAACATGAACCTCAAATTTCTCAGCAATAG